The genome window GGTCGAGGCCGCGGACGTACTCGCGCACGTACGGCGCGACCGGGTCCGTCTGCCCGGCCGCGACGTAGAAGTTGCTGCGCCCGAGCCGCGGGTTGAGCTCGAAGAACACCGTGCGGCCCGTGCGCGGATCGACCTTGAGGTCGAAGTTGGCCCACCCCGTCCAGCCGACGTGCTCCAGCAGGCGCGTGGCGTCGGCGACGACGTCGGGGTCGTGGTCGGTGAGGATCGCCGCGGGGTTGCCGATGGCGCTCGGCGCGTGCTCCTCCAGCAGCACGTGCCCGAACGAGGAGTAGCGGACCCGGCCGGAGCGGTCGCTGTAGCACGTGAGGATGCGCATGCCGGAGTCGTCGCCGGCCACGAGCTCCTGCACGAGGAAGCCGGAGGTGTAGCCCGCGCGGCGGACCCGGGCGAGCAGGTCGAGCAGCTGCGCCCGGTCGGCCACGACGAAGCCCTTGCGCTTGCCCTCGAAGCTCACGCCCGCGTAGGCGACCGTGCTCGCGGCCTTGGCGAAGACCGGGAAGACGAGACCGCTCGTGTCCACCGCCGGGTCCACGTCGGACGGCGTCGACGTGCCCGGCAGGAGCGAGAGGTCCGCGACGACCGTCCGCGGGTGGGCGACGCCCAGCTCCGCGCACACCCGGCTGAACTCGGCCTTGTCCGTCATCCGCCGCAGCAGCGGCGCCTCGACGTACGGCACGACGACCGTCTCCGGCAGCCGGTCGCGCACCTCGACGAGCCGGGCGACGAGCCGGTCGGCGCTCGCGAGCACGATCGTCGCGGCGTCGGGCTCGACGAGACGGTGCAGGACGGCCACGAGCGTGTCGGGGTCCTCCAGGGCCGGCTCCCGCACGTGCTGCAGGGCGGCCGAGCGGGACATGAGCCCGCTCGCGGCGCCCGACACGACGACAGGTCGCACGCCGTGGTTCTCGTGGAAGTGCCGGGCCAGGCTGTAGGCGCCGATGTCCCCGCCGAGCACGACCGGACGCAGTGCAGCGGGTGCGCCGTCCACGGTCCTCCCTGGGCTCGTCCGGCCCACGCGGGAGCGCCGACCGTGCCCGGACACGCTACCGGGCGACGGTCGGCGCTCACGACCGCGGCGGCTCAGCGGTCGCTGATGCGTCCCTGGGCGCCGGGCTGGACGTGACCCTCGACGTCCTCCTCGCCGTCGACGCTGAACACGCGGAGGTGGCCCTCGACGTCCTCGTCACCGTCGGCGTTCAGCACGCGCAGGTGGCCCTCCACGTC of Aquipuribacter sp. SD81 contains these proteins:
- a CDS encoding carboxylate--amine ligase; translation: MDGAPAALRPVVLGGDIGAYSLARHFHENHGVRPVVVSGAASGLMSRSAALQHVREPALEDPDTLVAVLHRLVEPDAATIVLASADRLVARLVEVRDRLPETVVVPYVEAPLLRRMTDKAEFSRVCAELGVAHPRTVVADLSLLPGTSTPSDVDPAVDTSGLVFPVFAKAASTVAYAGVSFEGKRKGFVVADRAQLLDLLARVRRAGYTSGFLVQELVAGDDSGMRILTCYSDRSGRVRYSSFGHVLLEEHAPSAIGNPAAILTDHDPDVVADATRLLEHVGWTGWANFDLKVDPRTGRTVFFELNPRLGRSNFYVAAGQTDPVAPYVREYVRGLDPYPPGSPEHAEPGHLFTVLPRPLLLRYLDEDLRARVRAAYRAGHVHNPLWYSAERDPRRLAYLAASHANQYRKFARHYPVGEARARQLQPAGRTA